From one Streptomyces sp. NBC_01478 genomic stretch:
- a CDS encoding TadE family type IV pilus minor pilin → MRRCERRGGDAGFVTAEAAVVLPVLVMFAMALVWGLLVVAAQIQCVDAARSGARAAARQDPADAVVQVTRETAPRGAKVTVGREGDQVHVVVVARPPVLSGLPFEVREEAVAVAEETVGEGRAGP, encoded by the coding sequence ATGCGCAGGTGTGAACGCCGGGGCGGGGACGCGGGGTTCGTGACCGCGGAGGCGGCCGTGGTGCTGCCCGTCCTGGTGATGTTCGCGATGGCGCTCGTGTGGGGGCTGCTGGTGGTGGCCGCGCAGATCCAGTGCGTGGACGCGGCCCGTTCGGGCGCCCGGGCGGCGGCTCGGCAGGACCCGGCCGACGCGGTCGTCCAGGTGACCCGGGAGACGGCACCGCGTGGCGCGAAGGTCACGGTGGGCAGAGAGGGCGACCAGGTCCATGTGGTCGTGGTCGCCAGGCCGCCGGTGCTGAGCGGGTTGCCCTTCGAGGTGCGGGAGGAGGCCGTGGCGGTGGCGGAGGAGACGGTGGGCGAGGGGAGGGCCGGGCCGTGA
- a CDS encoding DUF6262 family protein, whose amino-acid sequence MAAEATSRAPAEVLKAARQRDSAAKRGRVLKTVQDMIRDGERITFALVARRAEVSSWLVYAPGVREHIDQARTRQAAQPVRAEQSGVRASKASEQTDLILAREEIKRLRAQVAELREGLQHHLGRQLDHLGSQDLATRITELSQENVRLAVAEREVAATNRSLEQKVTQLEDDLAAARTSLRRMIREQNA is encoded by the coding sequence ATGGCCGCTGAAGCCACGTCCCGGGCCCCCGCCGAGGTCCTCAAGGCGGCAAGACAGCGAGACAGCGCGGCCAAACGCGGCCGTGTCCTCAAGACGGTCCAGGACATGATCAGGGACGGCGAGCGGATCACCTTCGCGTTGGTCGCCCGGCGGGCAGAGGTCTCTAGCTGGCTCGTCTATGCCCCAGGCGTCCGTGAACACATCGACCAGGCCCGAACTCGACAGGCTGCCCAGCCCGTCCGCGCAGAACAATCCGGGGTCCGGGCCAGCAAGGCCAGCGAACAGACCGACCTCATTCTCGCCCGAGAAGAGATCAAGAGGCTGCGAGCGCAAGTGGCTGAACTCCGCGAAGGACTCCAGCACCACCTGGGCCGCCAACTCGACCACCTCGGCAGTCAGGACCTCGCGACCAGGATCACTGAACTCTCGCAAGAAAACGTGCGGTTGGCGGTGGCGGAACGCGAAGTCGCCGCCACGAACAGATCGCTGGAGCAGAAGGTCACCCAGCTCGAAGATGACCTTGCGGCAGCCCGGACGAGCCTCCGGCGCATGATCCGCGAACAGAATGCCTAG
- a CDS encoding tyrosine-type recombinase/integrase, whose amino-acid sequence MIEAAVVAPLDQNVASLDLTAWTRWLQEAVDPAWRPSEWSQEAWFFDGDPNNPRTGVIKCITESCWSLLRSNDQLCRHCFAAFPRSGLSREVFAATYQRPQRQRSVPGKDGENCVLERAGTRCGRPAYSRDLCRPHYFRWYRSDRSTSSADWAVSSDELPLTPRIRCIVRSCDNQQLVRGLCHSHDVVWLSQKREGKTTADRETWARQNAPYLLANQFTLSFLEDPLRWELLYGLQQRDARGGRIEPSPLRFLSKRLIGKTSLLTMSPAEVTAILDGRTSNYNANLREIARAVRAGSLEFRGMKPTDGDVWDLTAVKLASVSYSGFRQHGGQADFTEIRQPWLREVVKEWARSTKPDSSLFQRTFQACVLASDTLHARPGGGQDPAALRWPDMQAVFKTMCELRRQDDGELCTRTWRKNVFGRFLAMLDFGRQAELLNHLSGGFGRDKSLVMPSEEITEDSAGKAIPEPVIAQLDTHLDLLGAGVSYGKVAPEDVKLMMTTAYLVLRDTGRRPLEIVSLRRNCLETDGDEVTLIWDNHKKRRYGRRLLIERQTADAIRRWQARRDMIPAPARSKDYLFPAVTARSGHKHMVPGSFSSAVREWVAAIPELVSDQLDGQGQRLAADRASIFPYAFRHSYAQRHADAGVPVDVLKELMDHRQISTTMSYYKVSLERKRQAVRTMRLHTVDRSGRPAPFPSTTAYEARSVAVPFGNCTEPSNVKAGGKSCPLRFQCAGCGFYRPDPSFLPAIEEHVNSLRADRETASAMDADGFVIRNLSDQITAFTDVSHRMRKQLSDMPEEERQEIEEASAVLRKVRATRDHKLLPLTVIPPQGPPDGR is encoded by the coding sequence ATGATCGAAGCCGCGGTCGTCGCGCCGCTTGATCAGAATGTCGCGTCGCTGGACCTGACCGCTTGGACAAGGTGGTTGCAGGAGGCAGTTGATCCGGCCTGGCGGCCGAGTGAGTGGTCACAGGAAGCCTGGTTCTTCGACGGCGATCCGAACAACCCGCGCACCGGCGTCATCAAATGCATCACCGAATCCTGCTGGTCCTTGCTTCGGTCCAATGATCAACTCTGCCGGCACTGCTTCGCGGCCTTCCCCCGCAGCGGCCTGAGCCGGGAGGTGTTCGCCGCCACCTACCAGCGGCCTCAGCGGCAGCGCTCCGTCCCCGGCAAGGACGGGGAGAATTGCGTACTCGAGCGTGCGGGCACCCGCTGCGGCCGCCCCGCCTACTCCCGTGATCTTTGCCGCCCCCACTACTTCCGCTGGTATCGCAGTGATCGCAGCACGTCATCAGCCGATTGGGCCGTCTCGAGCGATGAGCTGCCGCTGACCCCTCGAATCCGCTGCATCGTCCGGTCCTGCGACAACCAGCAGCTGGTCAGAGGGCTCTGTCACTCCCACGACGTGGTCTGGTTGAGCCAGAAGCGAGAGGGAAAGACGACGGCCGACCGGGAGACCTGGGCCAGGCAGAATGCTCCCTACCTCCTGGCCAACCAGTTCACGCTGTCCTTCCTCGAGGACCCCCTGCGCTGGGAGTTGCTCTATGGGCTGCAGCAACGCGACGCCCGCGGCGGAAGAATCGAGCCAAGCCCCCTCCGGTTCCTCTCCAAAAGGCTCATCGGCAAGACCAGCCTGCTGACCATGAGCCCCGCCGAGGTGACGGCCATTCTCGACGGACGAACCAGCAACTACAACGCCAACCTGCGGGAGATCGCACGCGCGGTTCGCGCCGGCTCGCTGGAGTTTCGCGGGATGAAGCCCACCGACGGTGACGTCTGGGATCTCACCGCGGTCAAACTCGCCTCGGTCAGCTACAGCGGGTTCCGCCAGCATGGCGGCCAGGCGGACTTCACCGAGATCCGGCAACCGTGGCTACGCGAAGTCGTCAAGGAATGGGCTCGCAGCACCAAGCCGGACAGCAGCCTCTTCCAGCGCACCTTCCAGGCCTGCGTGCTGGCCTCGGACACTCTTCACGCCCGCCCTGGCGGCGGGCAAGACCCTGCCGCGTTGCGGTGGCCCGACATGCAAGCGGTCTTCAAGACCATGTGTGAGCTACGCCGCCAGGACGACGGCGAATTGTGCACCCGCACCTGGCGGAAGAATGTCTTCGGCCGGTTCCTTGCCATGCTGGACTTCGGGCGCCAGGCCGAGCTTCTGAACCATCTGTCCGGCGGTTTCGGCCGTGACAAATCACTGGTGATGCCAAGCGAGGAGATCACCGAGGACTCAGCCGGCAAGGCGATCCCGGAGCCTGTCATCGCCCAACTCGACACCCATCTGGACCTGCTGGGAGCTGGCGTTTCCTACGGGAAAGTCGCCCCTGAAGATGTGAAGTTGATGATGACCACCGCCTACCTCGTGCTCCGAGACACCGGCCGCCGCCCGCTCGAAATCGTCAGCCTGCGACGCAACTGCCTGGAGACCGACGGCGACGAGGTCACCCTCATCTGGGACAACCACAAGAAGCGCCGCTACGGCCGTCGACTGTTGATCGAGCGGCAGACCGCCGACGCCATCCGCCGCTGGCAAGCGCGCCGGGACATGATCCCGGCACCGGCCCGCAGCAAGGACTACCTGTTTCCCGCGGTCACCGCACGCAGCGGCCACAAGCACATGGTGCCCGGATCGTTCTCCAGTGCCGTGAGGGAGTGGGTCGCTGCCATTCCCGAGCTGGTCAGCGATCAACTCGACGGCCAGGGCCAGAGATTGGCTGCAGATCGTGCATCAATCTTTCCCTATGCGTTCCGCCATTCCTACGCGCAGCGGCATGCTGACGCCGGCGTCCCGGTCGATGTCCTCAAAGAGCTAATGGATCACAGGCAGATCAGCACCACGATGTCGTATTACAAGGTCTCATTGGAGCGAAAGCGCCAGGCCGTCAGGACTATGCGGCTGCACACAGTCGACCGCTCAGGCCGCCCGGCACCGTTTCCCAGCACCACCGCCTACGAAGCGAGGTCGGTCGCTGTTCCGTTCGGCAACTGCACTGAACCCTCGAACGTGAAGGCCGGCGGCAAGAGCTGCCCGCTGCGTTTTCAGTGCGCTGGCTGCGGCTTCTACCGTCCCGATCCGTCGTTCTTGCCCGCGATCGAGGAGCACGTCAACTCCCTGCGGGCAGACCGCGAAACCGCCTCAGCCATGGACGCCGATGGCTTCGTCATCCGCAACCTCAGCGACCAGATCACCGCGTTCACCGACGTTTCCCACCGAATGCGGAAGCAGCTGAGCGACATGCCCGAGGAGGAACGACAGGAGATCGAAGAAGCCAGTGCGGTGCTGCGGAAGGTCCGGGCGACACGCGACCACAAGCTCCTGCCGCTGACCGTCATCCCCCCTCAGGGGCCTCCTGATGGCCGCTGA
- the ssd gene encoding septum site-determining protein Ssd — MAGTVTHDPPPATGGRQGGPLIVTEDAELLDDLLRLCAAAGATPEVHHGVPERQGGWETAPLVLVGDDAARRVRGAARRRGVVLVGRDQDDSGVWRRAVEIGADHVLMLPDGEQWLVDRIADVAEGVGRPALTVGVIGGRGGAGASTLACALAVTSAREGLRTLLVDADPLGGGLDVLLGGESTEGLRWPAFAASRGRVGGGALEESLPELHSLRVLSWDRGDCVAIPPQAVRAVLAAARRRGGTVVVDLPRRIDDGVAEALAQLDVGLLVVPAELRAVAAAGRVASAVGMVLRDLRVAVRGPYAPGLDDREVSRLLGLPLAGEVPLESGLLRPHEGKAPPGAAGRGPLARFCREFLERALVEAGGV; from the coding sequence ATGGCCGGAACTGTCACACACGATCCGCCGCCCGCCACCGGAGGGCGACAGGGCGGACCGCTGATCGTCACCGAGGACGCCGAACTCCTCGACGACCTGCTGCGCCTGTGCGCGGCGGCCGGCGCGACACCCGAGGTCCACCACGGGGTGCCGGAGCGCCAGGGCGGCTGGGAGACGGCGCCGCTCGTCCTGGTCGGCGACGACGCGGCCCGGCGGGTGCGCGGGGCCGCGCGCCGGCGCGGGGTGGTGCTGGTCGGCCGGGACCAGGACGACTCGGGGGTCTGGCGGCGCGCCGTCGAGATCGGCGCCGACCACGTCCTGATGCTTCCTGACGGCGAGCAGTGGCTGGTCGACCGCATCGCCGATGTGGCCGAGGGCGTCGGCCGCCCCGCGCTCACCGTCGGTGTCATCGGCGGCCGCGGCGGGGCCGGAGCGTCCACGCTCGCGTGCGCCCTCGCCGTCACCTCCGCGCGTGAGGGGCTGCGCACGCTCCTGGTGGACGCGGATCCCCTGGGCGGCGGACTCGACGTACTCCTCGGCGGCGAGAGCACCGAAGGCCTGCGCTGGCCCGCGTTCGCCGCCTCGCGCGGCCGGGTCGGCGGCGGCGCCCTGGAGGAGTCGCTCCCCGAGCTCCACTCGCTCCGGGTGCTCAGTTGGGACCGCGGCGACTGCGTCGCCATCCCGCCCCAGGCGGTGCGGGCGGTGCTCGCCGCGGCCCGACGGCGCGGCGGCACGGTCGTGGTCGACTTGCCCCGCCGCATCGACGACGGGGTCGCCGAGGCCCTCGCCCAACTCGATGTGGGCCTCCTGGTGGTCCCCGCCGAACTGCGCGCCGTGGCCGCGGCCGGACGGGTGGCGTCCGCGGTCGGCATGGTCCTGCGCGACCTGCGCGTGGCCGTACGCGGGCCGTACGCCCCCGGCCTGGACGACCGCGAGGTGTCCCGCCTGCTCGGCCTGCCACTGGCGGGCGAAGTGCCGCTCGAATCGGGCCTGTTGCGGCCGCACGAGGGCAAGGCACCGCCGGGGGCGGCCGGGAGGGGGCCGCTGGCGCGGTTCTGCCGGGAGTTCCTGGAGCGGGCGTTGGTCGAGGCGGGTGGCGTATGA
- a CDS encoding type II secretion system F family protein — MSVGLGDVSVGVAALCIGALVWSMGGRQSGVRRAELLFAGGGAVGAGPPSWERAVGELRRIRGRLRAEWWSLGAGVVLAVLGASVIPVVAGAVGVPLLRRVRLAGEARRARELRGDAVIALCSALAGEVRAGRQPGEALLRAARDSGGLGEAQAGVLAAARFGGDVPGALTSAARQPGGDGLLGLAACWRVAVDQGAGLAAGLDRLEGALRADRDQRADLRAQLAGARATAVMLAGLPVLGLLLGAAMGADPLRVLLHSGAGLGCLVVGGLLEGLGLWWALRIVRGVETA, encoded by the coding sequence ATGAGTGTGGGGTTGGGTGACGTGTCGGTCGGGGTGGCCGCTCTGTGTATCGGGGCCCTGGTCTGGTCGATGGGTGGGCGGCAATCCGGGGTGCGGCGGGCGGAGTTGCTGTTCGCGGGTGGTGGGGCGGTGGGTGCCGGGCCGCCCTCGTGGGAGCGGGCCGTGGGCGAACTGCGGCGGATCCGGGGCCGGTTGCGGGCCGAGTGGTGGTCGCTGGGTGCCGGGGTGGTGCTGGCGGTGTTGGGGGCCTCGGTCATTCCGGTCGTCGCGGGGGCGGTCGGGGTGCCGTTGCTGCGCCGGGTGCGGCTGGCCGGGGAGGCGCGGCGGGCACGGGAGTTGCGCGGGGACGCGGTGATCGCGCTGTGCTCGGCGCTCGCCGGGGAGGTACGTGCCGGGCGGCAGCCGGGGGAGGCCTTGCTGCGGGCGGCGCGTGACTCCGGCGGGCTGGGTGAGGCGCAGGCCGGGGTGTTGGCGGCGGCGCGGTTCGGCGGGGATGTGCCGGGTGCGCTCACCTCGGCGGCACGACAGCCGGGCGGGGACGGCCTGTTGGGGCTGGCGGCGTGCTGGCGGGTCGCCGTGGACCAGGGAGCCGGGCTCGCGGCGGGACTGGACCGGCTCGAAGGGGCGTTGCGCGCCGACCGGGATCAACGGGCCGATCTCCGCGCCCAGTTGGCGGGGGCGCGGGCCACCGCGGTGATGCTCGCCGGGTTGCCGGTGCTCGGGTTGTTGCTGGGCGCGGCGATGGGTGCGGATCCGTTGCGGGTGCTGCTGCACAGCGGGGCGGGGTTGGGGTGCCTGGTGGTCGGGGGGTTGCTGGAGGGCTTGGGGTTGTGGTGGGCGCTGCGGATCGTGCGGGGGGTGGAGACGGCGTGA
- a CDS encoding tyrosine-type recombinase/integrase: MIDSRCRLHDEGSAFLVGLRDMGRSVNTQRAYAGRVALYLAWCEERGVDWRRAAVLDLARFLRCLVNEPLPPRGKLASEPRFRSKKTANAVMTAVVEFLRFATKQEWVDPVAVARLSDPKYLHWMPPGMEAGEDGQFREVRARLLKFGVSEDTYEWLQPQDVERLLGAATHARDRFLVALLAQTGVRIGEALGLRRQDMHLLADSQLLGCQIVGPHIHVRRRAENSNGALAKSRFPRSIPVEPELVTLYADYQFERETVAEAGECDMVFVNLFHAPLGKPMRYGTAKELFDRLAAKTTLTARPHMLRHGACTAWIRAGVERDVVSEMMGHVSPTSLEPYLHPTEDDKREAMRLVAAARARG; encoded by the coding sequence GTGATCGACAGCCGGTGCCGGCTTCATGACGAGGGCAGTGCCTTCTTGGTAGGTCTGCGGGACATGGGACGTTCGGTCAACACCCAACGTGCGTACGCTGGCCGCGTTGCTCTGTACCTCGCATGGTGCGAAGAGCGCGGGGTCGACTGGCGTCGGGCTGCGGTACTCGACCTGGCCCGGTTCCTGCGCTGTCTCGTGAACGAGCCGCTACCGCCGCGGGGAAAACTGGCTTCTGAGCCGCGGTTCCGGTCGAAGAAGACCGCAAATGCCGTGATGACGGCGGTCGTCGAGTTCCTGCGCTTCGCCACCAAGCAGGAGTGGGTGGATCCGGTGGCCGTGGCGCGGTTGTCGGATCCGAAGTACCTGCACTGGATGCCGCCGGGGATGGAGGCGGGTGAGGACGGCCAGTTCCGGGAAGTACGGGCCAGATTGCTCAAGTTCGGAGTGAGCGAGGACACCTACGAATGGCTCCAGCCGCAGGACGTTGAGCGCCTGCTCGGGGCTGCGACACACGCCCGGGACAGATTCCTCGTCGCGTTACTTGCCCAGACGGGCGTCCGGATCGGGGAAGCCCTGGGGCTGCGGCGGCAGGACATGCACCTGCTGGCGGACTCCCAGCTGCTGGGCTGCCAGATCGTCGGCCCGCACATCCACGTCCGGCGCCGGGCAGAGAACTCCAACGGCGCTTTGGCTAAGTCTCGTTTCCCCAGGTCAATCCCAGTCGAGCCCGAACTGGTCACTCTCTACGCCGACTACCAGTTTGAGCGTGAGACCGTGGCGGAGGCTGGCGAGTGCGACATGGTGTTCGTCAATCTCTTCCATGCCCCGCTGGGCAAGCCCATGCGCTACGGCACCGCCAAAGAGCTCTTCGACCGGCTGGCCGCGAAGACGACGCTCACGGCCAGGCCGCACATGCTGCGGCATGGGGCCTGCACGGCCTGGATTCGTGCGGGCGTCGAGCGTGACGTCGTCTCGGAAATGATGGGGCACGTCTCGCCGACTTCCCTCGAGCCGTATCTGCATCCGACCGAGGACGATAAACGCGAGGCCATGAGACTGGTCGCGGCCGCGAGAGCACGAGGATGA
- a CDS encoding Rv3654c family TadE-like protein, with product MAVLCVLFGVVLALGQAVVARHRAAGGADLAALAAADHWAEGGAGACARAERVARAQGTRLVRCAIVGETSDVTASAGGGPFAAEVRARAGPAGPVPPPVPAAPAVPATPSTASVPAPPRAPAPPVAALPPAPAHQGPPLHLRSRHRPPEPQAAAL from the coding sequence ATGGCCGTGCTGTGTGTCCTGTTCGGGGTCGTACTGGCCCTGGGGCAGGCAGTGGTGGCCCGGCACCGTGCGGCCGGCGGTGCGGATCTCGCGGCGCTCGCGGCGGCCGACCACTGGGCGGAGGGCGGTGCGGGGGCCTGCGCCCGGGCGGAGCGGGTGGCGCGAGCGCAGGGGACGCGGCTCGTGCGGTGCGCGATCGTGGGCGAGACGTCGGACGTGACGGCGTCGGCGGGCGGGGGACCGTTCGCGGCGGAGGTCAGGGCACGGGCGGGCCCTGCGGGGCCGGTACCGCCACCGGTGCCTGCCGCGCCTGCCGTGCCTGCGACGCCCTCTACGGCATCGGTGCCGGCTCCTCCACGGGCCCCTGCACCACCGGTGGCTGCCCTTCCACCGGCCCCTGCGCACCAGGGCCCGCCCCTCCACCTGCGCTCGCGCCACCGGCCCCCTGAGCCGCAGGCAGCCGCCCTCTAG
- a CDS encoding TadA family conjugal transfer-associated ATPase: protein MPVGLLDGVRRWLAESGGEPTPARVAQALREQGRVLGDAEVLGAAEQLRSELVGSGPLESLLADSSVTDVLVSAPDRVWVDRGGGLELTTVSFPDAAAVRRLAQRLAAVAGRRLDDARPWADARLPDGTRLHAVLPPVAVGCTCLSLRVVRPRAFTLGELVTAGTVPPGGDRILRALIEARLSFLISGGTGSGKTTLLSALLGLVGPGERIVLAEDSAELKPDHPHVVRLESRPANQEGAGLVTLQDLVRQALRMRPDRLVVGEVRGPEVVHLLAALNTGHEGGCGTVHANAAADVPARLEALGTAAGLDRAALHSQLAAALSVVLHLVRDRAGRRRIAEVHVLERDPSGLVRTVPALRWGAEAFAYERGWERLRGLIRSGGDGG from the coding sequence ATGCCTGTCGGGCTGCTCGACGGTGTGCGGCGGTGGCTGGCCGAGAGCGGGGGTGAGCCGACGCCCGCGCGGGTGGCACAGGCGTTGCGGGAGCAGGGGAGGGTGCTGGGTGATGCCGAAGTGCTGGGCGCGGCCGAGCAGTTGCGGTCCGAGCTGGTGGGCAGCGGCCCGCTGGAGTCCCTGCTCGCCGACTCCTCGGTGACCGACGTCCTCGTGTCGGCCCCGGACCGGGTGTGGGTCGACCGGGGCGGCGGCCTGGAGCTGACCACCGTCTCCTTCCCGGACGCGGCAGCCGTACGACGTCTCGCGCAGCGCCTGGCCGCGGTGGCCGGACGCCGACTGGACGACGCACGGCCCTGGGCCGACGCCCGGTTGCCAGACGGGACCCGCCTGCACGCCGTACTGCCCCCGGTCGCCGTCGGCTGCACCTGTCTGTCACTGCGTGTCGTACGACCGCGTGCGTTCACGCTCGGCGAACTGGTGACGGCGGGCACGGTGCCGCCGGGCGGGGACCGCATCCTGCGGGCGCTGATCGAGGCACGGCTCTCGTTCCTGATCAGCGGCGGCACCGGCAGCGGCAAGACGACGCTGCTGAGCGCGTTGCTCGGACTGGTCGGGCCGGGTGAGCGGATCGTGCTCGCCGAGGACTCGGCCGAGTTGAAGCCGGACCATCCGCACGTCGTACGGCTGGAGAGCCGACCCGCGAACCAGGAGGGCGCCGGGCTCGTCACGCTCCAGGACCTGGTCCGCCAGGCACTGAGGATGCGGCCGGACCGGCTGGTCGTCGGCGAGGTGCGCGGCCCGGAGGTCGTTCACCTGCTCGCCGCGCTCAACACGGGCCACGAAGGTGGCTGCGGGACCGTCCACGCGAACGCGGCGGCCGATGTCCCCGCCCGCCTGGAGGCCCTGGGTACGGCCGCCGGCCTCGACCGGGCCGCGCTGCACAGCCAGTTGGCGGCCGCGCTGTCGGTGGTCCTGCACCTCGTACGGGACCGGGCCGGGCGGCGACGGATCGCCGAGGTCCATGTCCTGGAGCGGGACCCGTCGGGGCTGGTGCGGACGGTGCCGGCGCTGCGGTGGGGTGCGGAGGCGTTCGCGTATGAGCGGGGGTGGGAGCGGTTGCGGGGGTTGATTCGGAGTGGGGGTGACGGGGGTTAG
- a CDS encoding type II secretion system F family protein — protein sequence MSAEVVHRLGVVLGAVLVVGCSVRWLDELRRERRARRRLAGLLLREVRRAREVPSAGRRFEVRGVARRWLPAVGVVGAGWVLVGGVVGVVVGAAVAVGLWRWRRQQAAEDTVAERDAATAARQLPLAADLLAACIAAGASPVIASQAVGEALAGPVGERLARAAAEVRLGGEPADAWRRLAALPGAGPLARLLERADESGLPAAGPVARLAAEARADWTRTTTARARRAAVLVTAPVGLCFLPAFIAVGVLPVVIGLAGGAGGVGGGGG from the coding sequence GTGAGTGCGGAAGTTGTCCACAGGCTGGGGGTGGTCTTGGGGGCGGTGCTGGTCGTGGGGTGTTCGGTGCGGTGGCTGGACGAGCTGCGGCGGGAGCGGAGGGCTCGGCGGCGGCTGGCCGGGCTGCTGCTTCGGGAAGTTCGGAGAGCTCGGGAAGTGCCGTCTGCCGGGCGGCGGTTCGAGGTTCGGGGCGTTGCACGGCGGTGGTTGCCCGCCGTGGGTGTCGTGGGCGCCGGGTGGGTGTTGGTCGGTGGGGTCGTCGGAGTCGTGGTGGGGGCCGCCGTCGCGGTCGGGCTGTGGCGGTGGCGCCGTCAACAGGCGGCCGAGGACACCGTCGCCGAGCGCGATGCCGCCACCGCCGCCCGCCAACTCCCCCTCGCCGCCGATCTGCTGGCCGCCTGCATCGCCGCCGGAGCCTCGCCGGTGATCGCCTCCCAGGCCGTCGGAGAGGCCCTCGCGGGGCCCGTGGGGGAACGGCTGGCGCGTGCGGCGGCGGAGGTACGGCTCGGCGGTGAACCGGCGGACGCTTGGCGGAGGTTGGCCGCGCTTCCGGGCGCCGGCCCGCTGGCCCGGCTGCTCGAACGGGCCGACGAGTCGGGGCTCCCCGCCGCCGGACCGGTCGCCCGGCTCGCGGCGGAGGCCCGCGCCGACTGGACCCGCACCACGACGGCACGGGCCCGGCGGGCCGCCGTCTTGGTGACCGCACCGGTGGGCCTGTGCTTCCTGCCCGCGTTCATCGCGGTCGGCGTGCTGCCCGTGGTCATCGGGCTCGCGGGCGGAGCGGGGGGAGTGGGAGGGGGTGGCGGCTGA